CCTGCGGCGCGGTGAGCGACACGCTGGCACTCAGGATGCCGCCCTGGCTGAAGCCGGCCACCAGCGTGTGCGCGGCATCCACGCCGTGCTCTGCCTGCAATGCGCGCACGTAGTCGATAAGCAGCAGACGGCTGGCCTCGGCCTGCGCCGGGTCGATCACCGGCCCCTGCGCGCCGAACTGCACGGTGAACCAGCCGAACGCATCCGCCCCGAACGCCAGCGGCGCGCGCGGCAGCACCACCTGCAGGCGCTTATCCAGCCCGTCCGCCAGTGCCTGCAGCGAACGCTCGTTGCTGCCCACGCCATGCAGCAGCACCACCAGCCCGTGCGCCGGGCCGGTGGCAGGGCGCGCCACGGCGTGCAGCGTGCTCATGCCGCGGCCCCGTCGAAGCGGTAGATGTCCATCGCCAGGAACCCCGCATCGATACCCGCATCGATGCGCTGCGCACCCAGCGTCTCACTCCCGGCAGCGCCCATGGCCACATGCAGCGGCTGCAGGTGCTCGTCGGTCGGGTGCGCCTGCGCTGCGTGCGGCGCGCGGGCACGGTAGTCGAGCAGCGCGGCGGTGTCGTCCTCCTGCAGGCGCTGTTCGACCCAGCCGATGAAGGGACGCACGTAGGGCGCTTCCTTGCCGTCCTGGTAGTTGCCCCAGTCGTGCAGGTTGTGGGTGATGCTGCCGGAGCCGATCACCAGCACGCCCTGCTCGCGCAGCGGTGCCAGTGCGCGGCCCAGCGCGAACTGGTGGGCCGGCCCCAGCAGCGGCTGGATCGCCAGCGGCACCACCGGAATGTCGGCCTGCGGGTACAGGAAGCGCAGCGGCACCCAGGCGCCGTGGTCGAGGCCGCGTTTGGGGTCCAGCGCGGTCGGCAGCCCGGCCGCCGCCAGCCGCGCGGCGATCTCGTCGGCCAGGGCCGGGTCGCCCGGGGCCGGGTACTGCAGGTCGAACAGCGCCTGCGGGAAGCCGCCGAAATCGTGGATGGTGGGCGGTTGCGCGTGTGCGCCCACTGCCGGCTGGTGGGTCAGCCAGTGCGCCGAGGCCATCACGATGGCGCGCGGGCGCGGCAACTGCGCGGCCAGCGCCGCGAGGCGTTCGCCGACCAGACCGGGGTGGAGCGCGGTCATCGGCGAACCATGGGAGATGTACAGCGAAGGCAGACGGGACATCACAGGCTCCAAGGAAGGATCAACGACGGTGCAGTGCTCAGCGCGAGGCGAGCGTCCACTTGCCATCGCCGATGCAGAACAGCACCAGCAGCGCCAGCGCCCAGAACGCCGGGTATTCCCAGCCGCCGCCGGCGTTGGCGAAGCTGAAGCCGTTGGCGCCGTGCACGCTCACGATGGTGCCCAGCAGCAGCGGCACGCCCAGCAGCCCCACCCACCGCGCGTACACGCCCAGCAGCAGCGCCGCGGCAAGGGTGAGCTCCAGCACGAGGGCGACGTAACCGAGTGCGCCGGGCAGGCCCAGCGACTGGAAGTACGCCGCGGTGCCGGCCGGGGTGAACACCAGCAGTTTGGTCAGGCCATGCACCAGGAACAGCGCGCCCAGGCCCCAGCGCAGCAGGGTGGC
This is a stretch of genomic DNA from Stenotrophomonas rhizophila. It encodes these proteins:
- a CDS encoding alpha/beta hydrolase; this encodes MSTLHAVARPATGPAHGLVVLLHGVGSNERSLQALADGLDKRLQVVLPRAPLAFGADAFGWFTVQFGAQGPVIDPAQAEASRLLLIDYVRALQAEHGVDAAHTLVAGFSQGGILSASVSLTAPQVARRFAILSGRILPEIAPHVPADIATRGVRGLILHGEQDSKLPFALATAAAARLQALGVDHALHGYPADHTLTAAMQADFNAWTARELLSRH
- a CDS encoding dioxygenase family protein yields the protein MSRLPSLYISHGSPMTALHPGLVGERLAALAAQLPRPRAIVMASAHWLTHQPAVGAHAQPPTIHDFGGFPQALFDLQYPAPGDPALADEIAARLAAAGLPTALDPKRGLDHGAWVPLRFLYPQADIPVVPLAIQPLLGPAHQFALGRALAPLREQGVLVIGSGSITHNLHDWGNYQDGKEAPYVRPFIGWVEQRLQEDDTAALLDYRARAPHAAQAHPTDEHLQPLHVAMGAAGSETLGAQRIDAGIDAGFLAMDIYRFDGAAA
- a CDS encoding DoxX family protein, which encodes MPTTALRVSALAPVGATLLRWGLGALFLVHGLTKLLVFTPAGTAAYFQSLGLPGALGYVALVLELTLAAALLLGVYARWVGLLGVPLLLGTIVSVHGANGFSFANAGGGWEYPAFWALALLVLFCIGDGKWTLASR